The Vicinamibacteria bacterium genome contains the following window.
CGCTGTCGAAGAGCGATCTGGATGTGATCAATCCGGGGCCAGGCGAGTACGTCCACGTCATGGAGGGGCAGAGGCACGGCTACCAAAACCTGACCATCGGAATCACCTATACGGCACCCGGCGGCGCCCCACCGATGCATACCCACATGGGCGAGGAATCCCATGTGCTCCTGAAGGGGCAGAAGGTCCTTTATGCCCTGGGCGAGCGGATGTTTGTCATGGAAGGACCGTACATCGTCAACATCCCGCCCATGGTGCCTCACTCGTTCCAGAACTTGGATGAGGAGGTGGCGGAGCTCGTCGTCATTTTCCCGACCAATGTGTGGGAGTACGACGTTCTTGACTACTTTCCGTTTGCCACTCCCGAGGCCAAAGCACTGGCGGAGGCAACCGGTGATCGAGTGGTTCCCCGAGTACCCTGACCTCGATACGGCCGAGCGCCGGCGCGTGACGCTCGCCCACGTGCTTGCCATGACGTCCGGGCTGGAATGGGCACGAGGATCCTGCGCGACCACGTGATTCCCGCGGTCAAGAACAACATTCAGTCCGGTTGCCCCGGTTCGAGACTTCGAGGCGGGTCAGCGGAGTGACCGCGTACTGAGAAGCGCTAGCGTGGCCCAGCCCGTGGTCGAGATGTATTGAGCGTAGCTCTGCTGGCCCGCGGGGCGGGTGGTCTCGGGCCAGCTTCCGTCCTCTAGCTGCCGCTCCAGCAGGAAGCGTCGGCCGTCTTCGATCCAGTTGTTGCCCCCGGCGACGCCTTCGAGTGCGAGCATGACGAGGGCCGTGTCGAACGGCTCGGGGGAAGCCACGAGATGGGGTCCCCACCCTCCCGAGGGCGCCTGGGCTTTCCCGATGATGTCGACGCACTTGCCACAGGCCGTGTCGACACCGATCAACACCGCCGCGGCATCGACCACGGTTTGGACCTCCAGATTCTGCAGCCAATCACTTGCACGGCGAACGGCATCGGCGTGGCGCTTTCGGTCAGCCTTCTCCAGAACCCGTTTCGCGACCGCAGTGGCGAGCGGCCGTCCGTAGGTTGCGGGCGAGCCCAGGCTGGCGCTCGCATCGAGCCTCCAGGAGCCATCGACACCCTGATCGGATGCGACGATCTCCGCCGCCCGCTCGAGAGTCGAGCGGTCCTCGATGAGCCCGGCATCGACGGCACTCGCCAGGGCCGAAGCGAACTGGATGCGAGCGAGAACGGCGTCGTCGAATCCTCCCCCGCCGCCCTTGTCGTCCCATCGCTTGGGACGAGCGAGCCAATCGAGAGTCTCGGAGAGAGAGTCATCAGGCACCGAAAGCCCCGCGCTCTTCGCCGCGATCAGCGCCCGTGCCGCATCCCCGTTGTTGTGACAGGAAAAACACCCGTTCTCTCGGGGCCACTTGGGCACCTCGCGCGCGAGGAACTCGATTGCCCGTAACTCGGGCGTCTCAACAGGAGCGAGAACGACGAACAACAGAGCCAGAAGAGCCATCACTTCGCCAGAATGGGAAGGAGTTTTTTCAGAAACGGATCCAACGGCTTCTTCTTCGACCAGGTCGATTCGAGGGGCGTCGTCACGAGCTCACCCTTTACCTCCCCCACCATGACGCCATTCTTCCCCTCGACGATGGCCTCGACGGCGAACGCGCCGAGCTTGGTGGCCAAAATGCGATCGCGCGCGGTCGGTCGGCCGCCTCTCTGGATGTGGCCGAGGACGGTCACGCGCGACTCGAGCCCGGTGCGCTGTTCGATCTTGCGGGCGACCTCGAAGGCGTCGCCTTCCTCGTGTCCCTCGGCAATGATGAGGATGCTCATCGCTTTGCCGCTCGCGCGCGCGGTCATCAAGTGCTGGCAACAATCGTCGATCGAAGAGATCGATTCGGGCACGAGTGCCTCTTCGGCTCCACCTGCCGTAGCCACGTCGAGCGCGATGAACCCCGAGGACCGACCCA
Protein-coding sequences here:
- a CDS encoding prenyltransferase/squalene oxidase repeat-containing protein, translated to MALLALLFVVLAPVETPELRAIEFLAREVPKWPRENGCFSCHNNGDAARALIAAKSAGLSVPDDSLSETLDWLARPKRWDDKGGGGGFDDAVLARIQFASALASAVDAGLIEDRSTLERAAEIVASDQGVDGSWRLDASASLGSPATYGRPLATAVAKRVLEKADRKRHADAVRRASDWLQNLEVQTVVDAAAVLIGVDTACGKCVDIIGKAQAPSGGWGPHLVASPEPFDTALVMLALEGVAGGNNWIEDGRRFLLERQLEDGSWPETTRPAGQQSYAQYISTTGWATLALLSTRSLR
- a CDS encoding cupin domain-containing protein — protein: MTDVKDFALSKSDLDVINPGPGEYVHVMEGQRHGYQNLTIGITYTAPGGAPPMHTHMGEESHVLLKGQKVLYALGERMFVMEGPYIVNIPPMVPHSFQNLDEEVAELVVIFPTNVWEYDVLDYFPFATPEAKALAEATGDRVVPRVP